DNA sequence from the Sardina pilchardus chromosome 23, fSarPil1.1, whole genome shotgun sequence genome:
CTGGTAATCCTTGATTTTGCCAATGATCTTCTTAACCTCAGCTCCGGCACCATCCTGGAAAGCCTGCACTCTGCCAGGGTTGGTCTCCTGCAGCTTGGCTTTGACTCTGAAGCCAAAAGGAGAGGAAAATAACAATTAATACAAATGCATTGCAGGGAACAGATCACAAGTCAGCCTCTATAGACTGACCCTAAATACTCTCTAAATCACAAAGGTTGTTCTTTCATGCACATTAACCCTGAATCTGGTCTGAAAAAGCATTCATTGAAGAAAAACTAGTTCACATCAAATACCCTTTCAGTACAAAATGGTGGTCAGACAAACTTAACGAGGCAAGTCAATTGTTACTGCTCTGCTAAGGATGTTGTCCCTTCTTCAAACCATTACGGCACTGGATTGCACGCAACAGAAAGCGCAGGGACTCTCACTTTAGCAtccataaatataaacacagtgCAGCCACATACAGACCCACTGAGCTGTCAAGGATGCCACATATCAGGATAGTAGATTGGGGCAGAGTACAAACGATCAAATGCCAACCAGTGGGCTCATAATTGGTTTCCACAACCTATTCAATCCCTGTAGGAATGCGCTCATACAATTTCTGCAAAGCTATCTTTCAGATTCTATGAGGAACACTCCATAGTCCAAACAGTTTACATGGCACTATGAAACCCTTTCAACCCAATTGCTGCACTAGTGCTAGGGGTGTTAAGGTACACAAAAGGCCGGCACCCGCCGGACACAGCATTCAGCAGTGTGGGCCAGACACACAGGATTTAAATGCAGTTTTCTATCCctgtttctagtgggctttgctccattaaaaacattttttttttttttgcgtggcGCCATGTACCTTGGAACCGTGCTTGATTCTGTGTGGAGACCCTATTTATACTATTGCAGAAGTGTAGTGTTACTTTGAGCATTAATAGTAGTTTAAAAATGGCAGTTTGGATACATTAACCCCTAGGGCTGTAAGAGCTAAAGCCGGTGAAACGCTACTCTGATCTAGCTCTGGAGGTGGTGTTCGAACTTGTTCGAACTCGTCATGGTGATAAAAGACCCTGGGTTCAAATTACTCCAGAATTACACTTTAGGATAGGGGTGAAGTAATTTGTAGAGTCAATATTTCACCCACCTCAGCGGCAACACATTTATCACATCTCATGGACCCCTGTTCCCCTTATTTGACTTACGCCTTCATGTATTCCTTGGCATAGTTGATGTAAGTCTTCTTATCCATGGGGGGCATCTCCTGAAGTTTATGGTTAAGCACGATATCAACTCCAGAGACAGTGGAAGAGTCTGTGCCCTCATCTGCGACCTCTGCTGATGCATTACCGCCAATTAGTGAATCATCAATGTCACCAACCGCTCTTGAGATCATCTGAAACAAACGAGACATTCAGGGTTGAGTATTTAATGTGCATCTCTACCATCCCTTATGTTTAAAACATCCGTATAATCATTGAGACTCAAAACGTGAATACAAGTAGTTAATGTCTGGTTGTCACCATGCAGATGGTTGACCACTGAATGAGAAATTTGAATTCCAGAGTTGGGTGGAGACCGGACATCAGCGTGACGTAAGTAAATCTTAGGTGTGAGAAATTACATCAAGCCAAAGGTTTCCTGGCATTTAAACGTTACCAACCTTTCCCTCAACTTCGTACATCATATCGGTCTCCTTGATTTTGTAGATGTCCGAAAACATCTCGTCTCctttaacaaaaaaagatagataacaTTGTTAACGTCATGACTACACAGAGTAATCCAGAGAGTAAGGCCTTACATACGGTGGCGATTTAACTGTGCGGCATTACAGCTGGCAGAGTTGGCTAACGCCGTTAGCTAAATTAAATTAGCCGATTTATTACCCTGCTGTTCTATTACTTTACGTCTTTCAACTTTTGTCTGTATACCAGTTACGGTAACATAAAGAATATTTAGTGGTTCTCAACAGCCCTTCAATACTGCTTATATTTGCCTACATTCATGTTAAGTCACATGCCTTGCTAATGAGCAACCCTGCCGCTAGCAAGCTAACGTGATGTTACTTTTTCTCAAGTTTAGCCGGTCTCGTTCAACACAGAGAAAACGTCACCATTTCCCACAACGAAACAAAGAAATAGTTTGACATTACATAAGAGCAACATTTACTTAAACAATCGCGGAAATATCCGTATTTTTATATTAAAACTGGGATAGGCACCTACCAGTAGCTACATTTTATGTGCGCAAACTAGCTTGctagttagcttgctagctatgCGATTTTGCCTAGGCCCCATGACAAGTATACAAAGAtggaataattaaaaaaacattttaaattcaccattatacaaaaataacacacaaaacagacttATATTTCGTTCCTACCGGTGAGGAGGTCCTTGTAGATAATCATTTTGCAGGATTGTGTAggattctttctctcctccttggcGGCTGATATTGCCCTGCTGACGGACTCAGCTGAAAAGGCCGGTTGGTGATTTCCTCATCTCAGTTACCGGCGAAAAGAATGACGTCAGGGGGCGTCAAGCTTGACACAAAACAATGCGCTGCTGCCCTCTGTGGACAGAAATGGGAACTCCGCATATTCGGGAAATGCCAGTGGTGTCAGTGCTGGGAAAGAAGGTTAAACCATTCTCAACTTGCCGGAACGCATAACTCAATTCTGTTaattttcagtttttttctttcttgtgtACAGAAAGTTGGCCAAATCGGCCAAAGAACAGATCCAAACACTAATTCATATCAGATAAAGATAAAGACCTAGGCTATCTTTTATGTCGTTTGTCGTCCAAAATACCATCCGGCCAAACTTTGGGTGTTGGACTGAATTCCTGGCATAGTCCCATAGCATAGTCCCCAGAGCCCATCGTCGTCGCCATTATGGGCTCCCCCCGCTTGACGTCGCTCTTTCACTTGTCATGCAATAGGCTTTATGGGCGTGTCAGGACCATGATGAAGCCAGGATCGAGATTCAAAAATTCAGTGCCTGGGTCGCGTTTATGCAGTTCTGATCTGTGGAATGAAGAGATTATTTTCGTTGGCAGAATGCTTATTTCTGAAAGGTAGGCCAAGTATTCTGTCATAGTTTTTCCAATTGTTTTTTCAAAAGCAATCAGGCTTAGGCTATGATGAAGTCGAACCATAGGCCAATTAAGGCTTAGCCTACGTTGTAGACTAATTTAAAGGCTGTTTTCACATTTGAATTATGCTGTCTGTCGTTTCATTACAAatattgtcttgtttttgtttgttttcttttcgtTTTCCTGCACAAATTCTGTTCCAAGGATTCTCATATTGAAACTGAAAATGTTAGTGGTACATTTAAGCTGATTTGTGGAGTTAATTCAGTATGGCAAACATATGCTAGCCTACTGATGATGATCACTTACTTGACAGCAGAATCTCATGGGCTTGCCATTTAAACTCTAACTTATATAATTAGCCCAGCCATAAAGGTCCTAGTATGGTCTATTCTTATTGATATTCTTAGAataatctatatatttttttgcccCAACGTTTAggactgtaggctacaacatgTTGATGACTAgtgtctgaacacacaaaacagtTCATCTGAATTTTTGAATGCAAATGATCTCCTTATATTAATAGGGGATAGCCTACAGGATTTGGGGACAACAGTGCTTGCTGTTCAAGAAAGTCCATATGAAAATGCATATGTGCTGCAGTGGTGgctaaacacaagtaaacacagtttatccaccttttATTTGAGTTTATTAGCATGTTTcacaacttttaacattcaaaaatcacactgtattatccataTTCAGTATGTGCATTAATCAACACCCTATGAACCATTTAGTACCACTGTATTACCAGTGGTAAACATTGGActataacctccaccatcatcaaacatgttctgaatgccttttttaaTAATCCACATGGCGCAGTCTACCTATGATCACGTAATCCAttgtttacccacctcttactCTACCACTACACCCCTGCATATGTGGTTTAAATTGAGTTTATGGGAATGTGATGGTGGCATATGGTCCAGACCCTTGGGAAAGCTGGCCTTTGTCTGGAAACACTTCCTTTCCCTCGCAGTGGGTCGTATGGTGGCTTGACACTGCAGCCCTCACATTCTAGACACTGTAAACTTCTAACGAGCACAGTAAATCTCATAAAGGCACTGTTTGAGGTCTGAGAAGGGTGTGCAGTGGGGAACGTCTTCCTCCAACAAGCCTTGGCAAGTGGATTTTCAGGCACCCCAAATATGGGAGTGCAACCGCAGCTCTTCTTAATTGGCACCTTTTCAAGGGGCAGGGTTAGGGAGATACCCCAAGCTACTGCTGAGATAACCGTGTGGAGCTCGTTTTATATATAGACAGTGGGGTGCTTCATATATGCACAGCAATATTGCCAAATATTTAAGAGCATTTTCACTTTTTAattgctcttttttttgttgtaatcTGCCACTATTCATTACTGGAGCGTTCTTGCACCGCAAACATCAAAGCCCAGTTCTTGATGTTT
Encoded proteins:
- the tpt1 gene encoding translationally-controlled tumor protein homolog, which produces MIIYKDLLTGDEMFSDIYKIKETDMMYEVEGKMISRAVGDIDDSLIGGNASAEVADEGTDSSTVSGVDIVLNHKLQEMPPMDKKTYINYAKEYMKAVKAKLQETNPGRVQAFQDGAGAEVKKIIGKIKDYQFFCGESTNPDGAYGLLDFREDGITPYMLFFKDGLEVEKC